The window AGTGTTCCGCAACTTGTAAGAACTGCTTGGGCTTCTGCTGCAAGTTTCCGAAGTACTGATATGCGTGGCGGTGCAAATGGAGCAAGGATTAGATTATCTCCACAAAAAAATTGGCCAGTAAACGACCCAGATGAGTTATCGAAAGTTCTAAAAAAACTAGAACAGATCCAAGAAGAGTTTAACAAATCTGGTAACAAAATCTCTCTTGCTGACCTCATCGTTCTTGCAGGGAATGCTGCCATCGAAGAAGCCGCAAAAAAAGCGGGAGTGAAAGTAACAGTTCCTTTTACCCCTGGCCGAACCGATGCAACAATCGAACAAACGGATGAATATTCCTTTTCTGTTTTGGAACCAAAAGCGGATGCGTTTAGGAACTACTACGGACCTGGAAACCTAATGTCACCTACCGAGATGTTAGTTGACAGAGCCAATATGTTGTCTCTTTCCATTCCAGAAATGACAGTATTACTTGGCGGTATGCGCTCGTTAGATGCAAATGCTGGAAAATCCAAACATGGAATTCTTACGACAAAACCAGGAGTATTATCAAACGACTTTTTTGTGAACTTGCTCGATATGTCGACCAAATGGCAAAAATCAGAACAAACAGAAGGTTTATACGAAGGTTTAGACCGCAAAACAGGATCCAAACGATGGACTGCTACATCTGTGGATTTGATTTTTGGTTCTCATTCTGAACTTCGTGCCGTCGCGGAAGTATACGCATCTGATGATGCAAAAGAGAAGTTTGTAAAAGACTTTGTGTCTGCTTGGAACAAAGTGATGATGCTCGATCGTTTTGACGTTAAATAAATGATGGAACAATTCAGTCGCAAACAATTTGTAAAACGATTGGTTGTTCTTTTCACCACTCTCTCCCTTTTCGGGGGAGAGAGTGAAATTATTGGAAAAGAACCAAAAAAAGAAGAGAAACTCATCCCAATCCCTGATGGGGAAAAACCTGTCTCAGAAAATGATCCCACCGCACAAGCATTAGGTTTCCACCATAATGCAAAAGATACTGACTTTATATTGTTTCCAGAGAGAAAATTACCCCAATCCAAAAATCAGGTTTGTCTACAATGCGCACAGTTTACAAAACTAAATGATGGTTGGGGAAAATGTACGATTCTCACATCTGGCGTGGTATCGAATATGGGATGGTGTTCTGCTTGGTCAAAAAAATCTTGATTTGAAATCTATCTATTTTTTGATTCACTCGAAGGTTAGGAGACCCGACATTCCGTGGATCAAAAAATTCAGATCGACTATATATATTTACTAGATTGTTTAAAAGAAGTATTGGAAGAGATAGGGCAAAAAGATTTAATCCCCTTTTTACCTTTCGATCTAAGTATTTCACCTAACAAAAAACAAAAAAACAAACAAAAAAAATCAGCGAGCTCATTAGCCTTTGTTTCCAACTCCTCAATATGGTGGAAGAAAATGCCGCTGCCCAATTCAGAAGAAAACAGGAAAAAGAAGATGGCTTCACAGCACTATCTGGACTTTGGGGTCAATCTTTATTCAAAGCAAAAGAATACGGATTCACTCACAAAGAGATACTACCTATTTTAAAAGAAATTATATGTGAACCAGTTCTAACCGCCCATCCAACGGAAGCTAAACGTGCCAGTGTATTAGAAATACACCGAGACTTATATTTACTCCTCGTAAAAAAAGAGAATAAAATTTGGACAGATCTAGAACAAAATACCATTCGGGAAGAAATCAAAGTCCAACTCGAAAGACTTTGGCGAACAGGAGAAATATTACTTCATAAACCCGACATCAGAAGTGAAAGAAGAAATATCGAATACTATCTAAGGAATGTATTTCCAAACGTCTTACATGAGTTAGACCAAAGATTTTTCCATGCGTGGGAACAATCAGGTGGACACCTTGATGATGTATCTGATCCCAAATTAATACCAACTATTCGATTTGGAAACTGGATTGGAGGTGATCGTGACGGTCATCCTTTTGTTACAAATGAAATCACAAAAGAAACATTAACTTTAATTAGTCAATATGCTAGAGAAATTCACAAAAACAAATGCATTGAACTTACAAAATTTTTATCTCTATCTGATCGCATCCAATCGCCACCTATAGAATTTTTAGATCGATTAGAATTGTGGCACGAAGAGCATAAATCCATTTCACCAGAAGTTAAAAATCGAAATCCAAATGAACCTTGGAGACAATATTGTAGTTATCTAATCGAAAAAATCGATAATCAAATATCAATTCAGGAATATTCAGAACATTTATTATTTTTACGAGAATCACTGATTGCGATTGGAGCTAAAAAAATTGCAAAGCATTATGTTTTTCCTATGGAAAGACTTACTGTTTCGATAGGGTTTCATTTGGCTAAGACAGATATTCGTCAAAACTCCGTGTATCACGCAATTGCAATTGAACAAATTTTGAAAACTTCCGGGAAGGAAGAATGGAACTATCGTGAGTGGACTGAAGAAAAAAAAATACAATGGATTTTAGATGAACTTAAATCACAAAGACCTTTCCTCTTACAAGATTCAGATCCTGGAAAAGAGGCATCAAACATTCTATCAACTTTCAGATCCATCAAACAATTTATCTCCGAATTTGGAACAAGTGGTATTTGTAGTTTTATCGTAAGTATGACCCAAAGTCTATCAGACTTACTGCTTGTTTATTTATTCTTAAAAGAGACGAATTTATTAGAATATCATGAAGACAAAGGTTTCCTTTCACCCTTCCAAGTGGTTCCACTATTTGAAACTATAGAGGACTTAGAAAGATCTCCAGACATATTGGAAGCATATCTGAAACAAATAATCGTAAGAAACTCCTTTGTGAACCAATCCATTCAAATTATGTTGGGTTATAGTGATTCCAATAAAGATGGAGGAATATTTGCAAGCCAATGGAATTTATATGCAACGGAGATAAAATTAACTGAAATTGCTAAACGTCACCATTTTAAACTTAAATTCTTTCACGGTCGTGGTGGGAGTATTTCAAGAGGAGGCGGTAAAACACATAAATTTTTAGATGCCCTTCCCCATGGCACATTGGATGGAGAAATTCGAGTTACCGTACAAGGCGAGTCAATTAGTCAACAGTATGCAAATAAAATTACTGCTATTTATAACTTAGAATTGTTTCTTGCAACTACTACAAAAGTTACATTACGGCATCAACGGAATCAAAAAAAGAATCATCCTGCATATCCAATTTTGGAATCCTTGTCCCACCAAACTAAAGATACTTATACAGATTTGTTGAATACAGAAGGTTTTTTAACTTTTTTTTCACAAGCAACACCAATTGATGCAATCGAAAACTCAAAAATTGGATCGCGACCTTCTCGAAGAACAGGTAAACGCACTTTCAATGATTTACGTGCGATCCCTTGGGTATTTAGCTGGAGCCAATCGCGATTTCATTTGCCAAATTGATACGGTGTTGGCTCTGTTCTTTATGATTTAAGTCAAAATAATAAAGAAAAGTTCCTGATTTTAAAAGAAGAAATCAACGAATGGCATTTTTTAAATTATTTAATTAAAAATAAGATCCTAACCAAAATAGATGTAGAATACAAAAAAACTATGGATGTTCTTTACAATTTACGAGGAAAAGAAATTGGAGAAGTAAGACCGTCGCTGATTGAAACTCTCAAATTAAGAGAGTCAGGTCTTTGTATTCTACATGAAAAACAAATCGATTTACTTAGAGAATGGAGAAAAAATCAAAACGAGTTTTTATTAGAAGAATTATTAGTAACTGTGAATGCAATTGCAAGTGGTTTGCGAACTACAGGATAATTTACGTTCCTTCATTTGAGAAGGAACGTATTTAACTTTTTAAAGTTTACCAGCTTCTTCTTCGTATAGTTTTGCATCAGCTTCAAACTTTTCAGCCAATTCGATCATTTCTGCTTTGCGATTATCTTGGTAAATTGCCTTACCACCTTTTTGTGCTTTCGCTAAGCCTCGGTATTTTGTTGCTAAATCTTTATGTTCCTTTGCAACTTTCAATAGATAGGATTTTACCACTTTTTTTTCTTCAGGTGTATTTGCCTTTTGAACTAACACTTTTTCAATGTCTTCCAACGCAAAAATTGAAGTAGCAGCGAATGCTAAGATTAGAATCGATAGTTTTTGAATCATTTTTATCTCCCGTTCTTAGACAACTAAGCAGAAAAAAAATCAAAAAAAAATATAATTCAGGAAGCGCATTTTCTAATGATATTCCAATGCTTCGCATAACGTGCCTAATGTTTGTGCAATTTGTTTATAAAATCATGTTTAAAACTCAGGTCGTTTCCGTTGGAATCTAAGACATTCATTTCCATTGACAATTCATAAGATCCACTTTTTCAAACACCCAAGGTTTGTGTGCATGTTTTGCATTTTTGTCTTCTATCAAATCAAACGATGTAGCAAGGTTTGACATAGACTCAAAACTCAAATAGAAGGAAGTGTCTTTCATTTTGGTTCTTTTTGGGCAAAGATCCACACCATCTGATTTTAAAAATGAATAATGAGTGCCTAAATCATCTCGGAAGACCATACCTTCTTTTAACACACAAACTCGTTTCCAATCCTTCGTGTGTAGTTTCAATTTGGTTTCTGAGTCTGTGATACAAATTTGGTCAAGAACAACCACTCCTAAAAACTCAGCTTTCAATTCACAACACTTAGGGTTCATACTCCAGTTACGTTTGGTGACCAGTTCGGTTTCAGAGGATAGGTTTTCTGCCACTTGGGTGGATGGTGATGAACAGGCGAAAAAAAACAAACTACTCCCAATCATAAACCATGTAAGATATACAAATCCCTTCATACAATCACCAATCCCATTGAAATTTCATACGATTACCCCATACGAAAACCCAAAATTCTATCTTTTTTTAAAAAATATTTTCTTTCAACATCAGATTTTGTCCTAGGGCCAGAGTAAGGTTGTATCCAGAAGAGGTCGATCATGGATTACGTAGAATCACTTTTAGAAGAATACTTTGATGTTTCCCAAACATTACAATTGGGTCAAGAATGGTTAGAGAGTTTACTTGCCATAGAAGAAGAGATTTGTTGGGAATTTAATGTTCCAACGACAAATAAATTTAGAGATTTGTTTCGATTGATTCCGTCTGGAATTTCGAAAGAAAATTATGTAGCCACATCGATCCAAATCCTTTCTCGAGAAAAAGCAAGGTACTACTATAAACCGAACCATACAGTATTTCATCAATCCAAAGCAGCCTAAGTTGAGATCGATGCATTGAGACATCGATCACAATTGTTGCAAGAGGTAAATGGTGAATCAAAATATTGGTGGATAAACTTTCTTCTACAATCTTCCGTCTTGGTATATTGAAGCATTTGGTAGAGGCGTTTTCCACCTTCTTTTTTTTTGATTTCCAGGTCTTCTTGTACAAAGAGGGATGGATCCCAAGGATTTTCTATTTGTAAGGTACCTTTCTCTAAATCACCAGAAACGAGTCCCACACGACATAACAAATTGATTGCTGTCTGTACGCGGTGGTCTGATTTATTTTTATAAGTCATAAAAGACTGGATGGTTTGGTAATCCAATGCAGACAGTTGGTTTTCTTTTTGCACCATCAATTGGTATAATTTTTTTAAATATCCAAGATCTGGATTTTGCCAATCAATAAAATCCATTTGAATCGCTAAATCATCTTCCGTATAAAATAGTTTACATTGAGATGGTTTTCCGTCCCGACCTGCTCTACCTATTTCTTGGTAATAGGCTTCGATACTACCTGGAATTTGTACATGGTAAACATTGCGGACATTTTTTTTATCGACACCCATTCCAAATGCATTCGTTGCAAGTAGGATCACTTGATCAGATGTAAGGAACTTAGAGAGTGTGGCACTTCTATCTTGATTGGATCGTTTTCCGTGGTAAACCAAATGCCGTATTCGTTTGGTATCCAACCAATGACTCATTTTTTCTAAATCTTGGATCAAACTAAAGTATAAAATCGAAACCTCTTGGTTCGACTTTAATTCTTCTAATATCAATTTGTATTTGGTATCCGTATCAAAACATTCCGTAACTGATAAATGTAAATTGGGACGAAACAATCCATCATCAAAAATTTGAATGTCTTTCGGCAAAATACCCATTTGTTCCAGAATATCATTTTGCACGCGTTGGGAAGCGGTTGCCGTTAGCGCAATGGTGGGTGGAAATTTTAAAATTTCACGGAACCACCTAATTTTGGTATAATCGGGGCGAAAATCATGCCCCCATTGACTGATACAATGTGCTTCGTCTATGGCAAGTAAAGAGATTGGAATGGATTGGATCACTTCCAAAAATTCTTTTTTTTGAAACCGTTCGGGAGAAACATATACAATTTTCCATCCACCAGAGTT of the Leptospira biflexa serovar Patoc strain 'Patoc 1 (Paris)' genome contains:
- a CDS encoding RecQ family ATP-dependent DNA helicase, with product MKLNLPLQTFGISEFRGNQKSVIEHVLNGGNALVLMPTGMGKSVCYQIPALEMPGTCIVISPLIALMKDQVDSLQKKGINATYINSSLSRSERMERYERLNSGGWKIVYVSPERFQKKEFLEVIQSIPISLLAIDEAHCISQWGHDFRPDYTKIRWFREILKFPPTIALTATASQRVQNDILEQMGILPKDIQIFDDGLFRPNLHLSVTECFDTDTKYKLILEELKSNQEVSILYFSLIQDLEKMSHWLDTKRIRHLVYHGKRSNQDRSATLSKFLTSDQVILLATNAFGMGVDKKNVRNVYHVQIPGSIEAYYQEIGRAGRDGKPSQCKLFYTEDDLAIQMDFIDWQNPDLGYLKKLYQLMVQKENQLSALDYQTIQSFMTYKNKSDHRVQTAINLLCRVGLVSGDLEKGTLQIENPWDPSLFVQEDLEIKKKEGGKRLYQMLQYTKTEDCRRKFIHQYFDSPFTSCNNCDRCLNASIST
- a CDS encoding LIC10421/LIC12816 family protein; this translates as MIQKLSILILAFAATSIFALEDIEKVLVQKANTPEEKKVVKSYLLKVAKEHKDLATKYRGLAKAQKGGKAIYQDNRKAEMIELAEKFEADAKLYEEEAGKL
- a CDS encoding phosphoenolpyruvate carboxylase, with product MLTKIDVEYKKTMDVLYNLRGKEIGEVRPSLIETLKLRESGLCILHEKQIDLLREWRKNQNEFLLEELLVTVNAIASGLRTTG
- a CDS encoding high-potential iron-sulfur protein, with product MMEQFSRKQFVKRLVVLFTTLSLFGGESEIIGKEPKKEEKLIPIPDGEKPVSENDPTAQALGFHHNAKDTDFILFPERKLPQSKNQVCLQCAQFTKLNDGWGKCTILTSGVVSNMGWCSAWSKKS